A region from the uncultured Holophaga sp. genome encodes:
- the acs gene encoding acetate--CoA ligase: MSAKHEFPDSELYPPPEGLSRQGDAHAWLELAARADRDPEGFWEEEARQLSWFRPWDQVLDDSRKPFYKWFVGGRTNIVHNAVDRHLAGYRRNKLALIWESEDGKSRRTYSYFSLNQEICRMANIIKAMGVKRGDRVTIYMGRTPEIMFAMLACAKLGAVHSVIFGGFSVDALAGRIADSQSRLVITCDGSLQNGKRIELKRIVDESLRTCPSVENVVVVRHTGQEVPMEAMRDHWYHDLCMLPIANGKCATEEMDAEDPLFILYTSGSTGKPKAILHTHGGYMVGTYATLKYVFDLKDEDRFWCTADPGWITGHSYLVYGPLLNGATVFMFEGGPTYPFPNRWWQLIEQHGISIFYTAPTAIRSLMRFGDAWPNKHDLSSLRLLGSVGEPINPEAWRWFHTVVGKGRCPIMDTWWQTETGAFVITPLPSTPLKPGSSTRPFFGQKAEILDEEGREVPEGTVGYLVLSRPWPSMLRTLYGDDERYIQAYWSRFPGKYLTGDSARRDADGYYWIAGRVDDVIKVSGHRLGTAEIESALITHPAVAESAAIGLPHEIKGQAIHCYVQLKPGLKGSDTLVEELRHHVSHHLGAIARPESVTFVDKLPKTRSGKIMRRVLKARAQGLPEGDLSTLEE; the protein is encoded by the coding sequence ATGTCGGCCAAGCATGAGTTTCCGGATTCTGAACTTTACCCACCGCCGGAGGGACTGAGCCGGCAGGGCGATGCCCATGCCTGGCTGGAGTTGGCTGCGCGGGCGGATCGCGACCCCGAGGGGTTCTGGGAGGAGGAGGCCCGCCAGCTGAGCTGGTTCCGTCCCTGGGACCAGGTCCTGGATGACAGCCGAAAACCCTTTTACAAGTGGTTTGTGGGTGGACGGACCAACATTGTCCACAATGCCGTTGACCGGCATCTGGCCGGGTACCGCCGGAACAAGCTGGCCCTGATCTGGGAGAGCGAGGATGGGAAGTCCAGGCGGACCTACTCCTATTTCTCTCTGAACCAGGAAATCTGCCGCATGGCCAACATCATCAAGGCCATGGGGGTAAAGCGCGGGGACCGGGTCACCATCTACATGGGCCGCACCCCCGAGATCATGTTCGCCATGCTCGCCTGCGCCAAGCTGGGGGCCGTCCACTCGGTGATCTTCGGAGGCTTCTCCGTGGACGCCCTGGCGGGGCGCATCGCCGACAGCCAGTCCAGGCTGGTCATCACCTGCGACGGCAGCCTCCAGAACGGCAAGCGCATCGAGCTCAAGCGCATCGTTGATGAGTCCCTGCGCACCTGCCCCTCGGTGGAGAACGTGGTGGTGGTGCGGCACACCGGTCAGGAGGTGCCCATGGAGGCCATGCGGGACCACTGGTATCACGACCTCTGCATGCTGCCCATCGCCAACGGCAAGTGCGCCACCGAGGAGATGGATGCCGAGGACCCCCTCTTCATCCTCTACACCTCCGGATCCACAGGGAAGCCCAAGGCCATCCTCCACACCCACGGGGGGTATATGGTCGGAACCTACGCGACCCTCAAATACGTCTTCGACCTCAAGGACGAGGACCGCTTCTGGTGCACCGCCGACCCCGGCTGGATCACCGGCCACTCCTACCTGGTCTACGGTCCGCTGCTGAACGGGGCCACGGTCTTCATGTTCGAGGGAGGTCCCACGTATCCCTTCCCCAACCGCTGGTGGCAGCTCATCGAGCAGCACGGCATCAGCATCTTCTACACAGCCCCCACGGCCATCCGCTCCCTCATGCGCTTCGGGGACGCCTGGCCCAACAAGCACGACCTCTCTTCCCTGCGCCTTCTGGGCTCGGTGGGCGAGCCCATCAACCCCGAGGCCTGGCGCTGGTTCCACACCGTGGTAGGGAAGGGGCGCTGCCCCATCATGGACACTTGGTGGCAGACCGAAACGGGGGCCTTCGTCATCACCCCGCTGCCTTCGACTCCCCTCAAGCCCGGGTCCAGCACCCGGCCCTTCTTCGGCCAGAAGGCGGAGATCCTGGACGAGGAGGGCAGGGAGGTGCCCGAGGGCACCGTGGGCTATCTGGTGCTCAGCCGTCCCTGGCCCTCCATGCTCCGCACCCTCTATGGAGACGACGAGCGCTACATCCAGGCCTACTGGAGCCGATTTCCGGGCAAGTACCTCACCGGGGACAGCGCCCGCCGGGACGCGGACGGCTACTACTGGATCGCCGGGCGGGTGGACGATGTCATCAAGGTCTCAGGTCACCGCCTGGGCACCGCTGAAATCGAGTCGGCCCTCATCACCCACCCCGCCGTGGCCGAATCCGCCGCCATTGGCCTGCCCCACGAGATCAAAGGGCAGGCCATCCACTGCTACGTCCAGCTGAAACCCGGTCTCAAGGGTTCAGACACCCTGGTGGAGGAGCTGCGCCACCACGTCTCCCATCACCTGGGTGCCATTGCCCGACCGGAGTCCGTCACCTTCGTGGACAAGCTCCCCAAGACCCGCTCCGGCAAGATCATGCGGCGGGTGCTCAAGGCCAGGGCACAGGGCCTGCCCGAAGGTGATCTCTCAACTCTTGAAGAGTAA
- a CDS encoding glutamate-5-semialdehyde dehydrogenase produces MNSELETEVLARIGEARAAATTLAFSPHEARCAAIRRAAELLSERMEEILAANALDLQEAEPMRASGELSDSAYQRLKLDRVKVEEMIRGLESVVALADPLAKVQIRRQLDEGLVLERRPVPLGVLAVIFESRPDAAVQISSLAIKSGNAALLKGGRESAHSVACLVSLMQQGLEEAGLSRNALVILENRASIDILLQQSQSVDLVIPRGSSQLVRSIQARTRIPVLGHAEGICHMFLDRSADKSMAVRLVRDAKLQYPAACNAVETVLIHEAIALEMIPMLVADLTPRGVELRGCAATLAIAPMVKPATDADWDTEYGAPILALRIVKDLDDALAHIRAHSSGHTECIITEDALSADRFIREVDAAGVYHNASTRFADGFRYGFGAEVGISTARIHARGPVGLEGLLIYKYVLQGHGHEVAPYCGEGAKPLHADDLPL; encoded by the coding sequence ATGAACAGCGAACTGGAAACCGAAGTCCTGGCCCGCATCGGGGAAGCCCGTGCCGCCGCCACCACCCTGGCCTTCAGCCCCCATGAGGCCCGCTGTGCAGCCATCCGCCGTGCCGCTGAGCTCCTGAGTGAGCGCATGGAGGAGATCCTGGCGGCCAATGCCCTGGATCTCCAGGAAGCTGAGCCCATGCGGGCCAGTGGCGAGCTGAGCGACTCGGCCTACCAGCGCCTGAAGCTGGACCGGGTGAAGGTGGAGGAGATGATCCGGGGTCTGGAGTCCGTGGTGGCCCTGGCGGATCCCCTCGCCAAGGTGCAGATCCGGCGCCAGCTGGACGAGGGCCTGGTCCTGGAGCGGCGCCCCGTCCCCCTGGGGGTCCTGGCGGTGATCTTCGAGTCCCGGCCCGATGCCGCCGTCCAGATCAGCTCGCTGGCCATCAAGTCGGGGAATGCGGCTCTGCTCAAGGGTGGGCGTGAGAGCGCCCACTCCGTGGCCTGCCTGGTGAGCCTCATGCAGCAGGGGCTGGAAGAGGCCGGACTCTCCCGCAATGCCCTGGTGATCCTGGAGAACCGTGCGTCCATCGACATCCTGCTCCAGCAGAGCCAGTCGGTGGACCTGGTGATCCCCCGGGGCTCCAGCCAGCTCGTTCGCTCCATCCAGGCCCGCACCCGCATCCCCGTGCTGGGGCACGCCGAGGGCATCTGTCATATGTTCCTGGACCGGTCGGCCGACAAGAGCATGGCCGTGCGGCTGGTGCGGGATGCCAAGCTCCAGTACCCCGCGGCCTGCAACGCCGTGGAGACGGTACTGATCCATGAGGCCATCGCTCTGGAGATGATCCCCATGCTGGTGGCCGATCTCACCCCCAGAGGGGTGGAGCTGAGGGGCTGCGCGGCCACCCTGGCCATCGCCCCCATGGTCAAGCCCGCCACCGATGCCGACTGGGATACCGAGTACGGCGCGCCCATCCTGGCCCTCCGTATCGTGAAGGACCTCGATGACGCCCTGGCCCACATCCGGGCCCACAGCTCGGGGCACACCGAATGCATCATCACCGAGGACGCCCTCTCTGCCGACCGCTTCATCCGCGAGGTGGACGCCGCCGGGGTCTACCACAACGCCTCGACCCGCTTCGCCGACGGCTTCCGCTATGGCTTCGGTGCAGAGGTCGGCATCAGCACCGCCCGCATCCACGCCCGGGGCCCTGTGGGGCTTGAAGGTCTGCTGATCTACAAGTACGTCCTCCAGGGGCACGGCCATGAGGTCGCCCCTTACTGCGGTGAAGGTGCCAAGCCTCTCCACGCCGACGATCTGCCCCTGTAG
- the proB gene encoding glutamate 5-kinase, whose product MNAFHRIHPHRLVVKVGTNVLLDSAGYPALGRLFTLMEALVALRRDGCEIVLVSSGAIALGALRLGLVNKPKTLDLKQACAAVGQGELMGLYQAGFHRMDTTCAQVLLVEDDFADPVRHTNLRATLDKLLQLGVIPIINENDTVSTLELERVEKTPQRRRVFGDNDKLSALVAAELEADLLLILSDVEGLHEANPKTTPGAPLIPVVKALTPEIWALAQGGSERGRGGMSTKLEAARLGMEAGVAVVIASGENPGAVRDVAQGRQVGTYFVPGTRPGKDGE is encoded by the coding sequence ATGAACGCCTTCCACCGCATCCATCCCCACCGGCTGGTGGTCAAGGTCGGTACCAACGTACTCCTCGACTCGGCAGGCTATCCCGCCCTGGGCCGACTCTTCACCCTGATGGAAGCCCTGGTGGCCCTTCGGCGGGATGGCTGCGAAATCGTTCTGGTGAGCTCCGGAGCCATCGCCCTTGGCGCGCTCCGTCTCGGCCTAGTGAACAAGCCCAAGACCCTGGACCTGAAACAGGCCTGTGCCGCCGTCGGCCAGGGGGAGCTCATGGGGCTCTACCAGGCGGGTTTCCACCGCATGGACACCACCTGCGCCCAGGTGCTCCTGGTGGAGGACGACTTCGCGGATCCCGTGCGCCATACCAACCTCAGGGCCACCCTGGACAAGCTGCTGCAACTGGGGGTCATCCCCATCATCAACGAGAACGACACGGTCTCCACCCTGGAGCTGGAGCGGGTGGAGAAGACCCCCCAGCGTCGCCGGGTCTTCGGCGACAACGACAAGCTCTCGGCCCTGGTGGCTGCGGAGCTGGAGGCAGACCTGCTCCTGATCCTCTCGGATGTGGAGGGGCTCCACGAGGCCAACCCCAAGACCACTCCCGGCGCCCCCTTGATCCCCGTGGTCAAGGCCCTCACCCCGGAGATCTGGGCCCTGGCCCAGGGCGGCAGCGAGCGGGGCAGGGGCGGCATGAGCACCAAGCTGGAGGCGGCCCGCCTCGGCATGGAAGCCGGCGTGGCCGTGGTCATCGCCTCCGGGGAAAACCCGGGCGCGGTGAGGGATGTGGCTCAGGGTCGGCAGGTTGGTACCTATTTTGTCCCCGGAACCCGGCCCGGGAAGGATGGCGAGTGA
- the proC gene encoding pyrroline-5-carboxylate reductase, with the protein MTAFPDVAVIGFGTMGQAISAGLVEAGGFPPSQLHPADPNLKAVAPRAQTLGVTMAVSAVEAAKVSQVVLLCVKPKEMGPVLTQLREAGALDHHPMVVSIAAGVTLAFLESHVPAGAPVVRAMPNTPCAVRQGMVVLSPGKSATEVHLEQARTLFEPLGRVMSLEEKHLDAVTALAASGPAFVFVILEALAEGGVQCGLPRQVAQELAAQMTLGSATMALQSGKHPAALKDEVTTPAGCTIAGLLVLEDGRLRSVIARGIERAAHVAGGLGK; encoded by the coding sequence ATGACCGCTTTTCCGGATGTTGCCGTGATCGGTTTCGGGACCATGGGCCAGGCCATCAGTGCCGGGCTTGTGGAGGCCGGGGGCTTCCCTCCGTCCCAGCTGCACCCCGCCGATCCCAACCTGAAGGCGGTCGCTCCCCGGGCGCAGACCCTTGGGGTCACCATGGCCGTCAGCGCCGTTGAGGCCGCCAAGGTCTCCCAAGTGGTCCTTCTCTGCGTCAAGCCCAAGGAGATGGGGCCCGTGCTCACCCAGCTCCGGGAGGCTGGTGCCCTGGATCACCACCCCATGGTGGTCTCCATTGCCGCTGGCGTGACCCTGGCCTTCCTGGAGTCCCATGTGCCTGCAGGCGCTCCCGTGGTCCGGGCCATGCCCAACACTCCCTGTGCCGTACGCCAGGGCATGGTGGTCCTCTCCCCCGGCAAGTCTGCCACCGAGGTCCACCTGGAGCAGGCCCGCACCCTCTTCGAGCCCCTGGGCCGGGTGATGAGTCTGGAGGAGAAGCACCTGGATGCGGTGACGGCCCTGGCCGCCAGCGGCCCGGCCTTTGTCTTTGTGATCCTGGAGGCTCTGGCGGAGGGAGGCGTCCAGTGCGGTCTGCCCCGCCAGGTCGCCCAGGAGCTGGCGGCCCAGATGACCCTGGGCAGTGCCACCATGGCCCTCCAAAGTGGCAAGCACCCCGCTGCCCTCAAGGACGAGGTGACCACCCCCGCAGGCTGCACCATCGCCGGCCTGCTGGTGCTGGAGGACGGTCGCTTGCGCTCCGTCATCGCCCGGGGCATCGAGCGGGCCGCCCACGTGGCCGGAGGACTGGGGAAATGA
- a CDS encoding glycosyl hydrolase family 18 protein: protein MNNITLLKRGFRGLIGLGLALNLAAEEVKTLRIGGWLPYWRMPQAMERVRSSGGEVRDAFLFVLQMDASGHPIPSDPAREAEWIGHAGELRHLKARVWLTMVNDVAVPGRRPLLKDPLRCHEILRSPSRRREHIQALLSQCARYGADGLDIDYENVLAEDREGFSSFIHDLAQALHAKGLLLSVTVQPKTRETRSIGTGAQDWKALGRSADRIQIMLYNLHNLRTGPGPVATLSWMEQVLGFALTQCEREKIVPALKVGGFAWGPHGREITFQDLHPSSVSPLEPQKRDPDGMTLVMTLSLGKAEHRAYFEDATSLKFKMDQLYRQGFYHFTFWSIGSEDPSLWTLLNN, encoded by the coding sequence GTGAACAACATCACCTTGTTGAAGAGGGGCTTCAGGGGGCTGATCGGGCTTGGCCTGGCCCTCAATCTGGCCGCGGAGGAGGTGAAAACCCTCCGCATCGGGGGGTGGCTTCCCTACTGGAGGATGCCCCAGGCCATGGAAAGGGTCCGGTCCTCCGGGGGGGAGGTTCGGGACGCCTTCCTATTCGTGCTGCAGATGGACGCCTCGGGTCACCCCATCCCGTCGGATCCGGCGCGGGAGGCGGAGTGGATCGGTCACGCCGGGGAACTCCGCCACTTGAAGGCCCGAGTCTGGCTCACGATGGTCAACGATGTCGCCGTTCCTGGCCGGAGGCCTCTCCTCAAGGATCCCCTCCGCTGCCACGAGATCCTGCGGAGCCCTTCCAGGCGCAGGGAGCACATCCAGGCCCTGCTCAGCCAGTGTGCACGGTATGGGGCCGATGGCCTGGACATCGACTATGAAAACGTCCTGGCGGAAGACCGGGAAGGATTCTCCTCCTTCATCCACGATCTGGCACAGGCCCTCCACGCCAAAGGACTTCTCCTGTCCGTGACGGTCCAGCCCAAGACCAGGGAGACGCGTTCCATCGGCACCGGTGCCCAGGACTGGAAAGCCCTTGGCCGTTCCGCTGACCGCATCCAGATCATGCTCTACAACCTTCACAACCTCAGGACCGGCCCCGGGCCGGTGGCCACCCTCAGCTGGATGGAACAGGTGCTCGGATTCGCCCTGACGCAGTGCGAGCGGGAGAAGATCGTACCTGCCCTGAAGGTCGGCGGTTTCGCCTGGGGACCCCATGGGAGAGAGATCACCTTTCAGGATCTCCACCCTTCCAGCGTCTCCCCCTTGGAACCCCAGAAGCGGGACCCCGACGGCATGACTCTCGTCATGACGCTGTCCCTTGGGAAAGCAGAGCACAGGGCCTATTTTGAGGATGCAACCAGCTTGAAATTCAAGATGGATCAACTGTACCGACAGGGCTTCTATCATTTCACGTTCTGGAGCATCGGCTCTGAGGACCCCTCCCTCTGGACGTTATTGAATAATTAA
- the acnA gene encoding aconitate hydratase AcnA yields the protein MASPSQFDDTRIPLEGLGTCYSIPALSTHLGRDLSRLPVSIRIVLESVLRNCGKAGITPEHVTRLADWKPQAERTEEIPFVVSRVVLQDFTGVPLLADLAAMRDTTREVGHDPERIEPLVPVDLVVDHSVMIDHFASKDALKLNMELEFQRNHERYAFMKWGMDAFETFKVVPPGFGIVHQINLEYLAPGVHRSPEGVLYPDTLVGTDSHTTMINGVGVVAWGVGGIEAEAAMLGQPVFFLTPDVVGFELKGKLREGVTATDLVLTVTEILRKAKVVGKFVEFFGEGAESLTVPDRATLANMAPEYGATMGFFPVDGETVTYFKATGRKRKALAAFEAYFRAQGLFGIPRAGAIDYSQVITLELSEIVPSLAGPRRPQDRIEIGKMAGTFAELFAKPVKEGGFGLPAERLSEVCPAGEDLELHHGDVLIAAITSCTNTSNPGVMLAAGLLARNAVAAGLSVPPHIKTSLAPGSRIVTEYLEDTGLLKPLAKLGFALAAYGCTTCIGNSGELAPAINEAIARHDLVGAAVLSGNRNFEARIHPAIKANFLASPPLVVAYAIAGTVTRDLLKEPLGLGKDGKPVFLKDIWPKAKELRSLMKKAMKPKAFRENYAKVETKPGKLWDRVKGVSSPVYTWPASTYIARPPFFEGFTLAEKGDFTPGVRAARVMALFGDSVTTDHISPAGSIKPASPAGQYLLAQGVAREDFNSYGSRRGNHEVMMRGTFANVRIRNLMLPTREDGSREEGGLTLHQPSGEKLYIYDAAMRYQAEGISTVVFAGEEYGTGSSRDWAAKGTQLLGIKAVVARSFERIHRANLVGMGILPLQFMAGESWETLGITGQETVDIELDPELKPQSEARLILTRSDGSVVNAWVKLRIDTPIEVDYYRSGGILPFVLRGLLG from the coding sequence ATGGCATCCCCTTCACAATTCGATGACACCCGGATTCCCCTGGAGGGCCTAGGCACCTGCTACTCCATTCCGGCCCTGAGCACCCACCTGGGCCGGGACCTCTCCCGACTGCCGGTCTCGATCCGGATCGTCCTGGAGAGTGTCCTCCGGAACTGCGGGAAGGCTGGCATCACCCCCGAGCACGTGACCCGGCTCGCAGACTGGAAGCCCCAGGCCGAGCGCACGGAGGAGATCCCCTTCGTGGTCTCCCGGGTCGTGCTTCAGGACTTCACCGGAGTGCCCCTTCTGGCTGACCTGGCAGCCATGCGGGACACCACCCGGGAGGTGGGCCATGACCCCGAGCGCATCGAGCCCCTGGTGCCCGTGGACCTCGTAGTGGACCACTCCGTGATGATCGACCACTTCGCCAGCAAGGACGCCCTCAAGCTGAACATGGAGCTGGAGTTCCAGCGCAACCACGAGCGCTACGCCTTCATGAAGTGGGGCATGGATGCCTTTGAGACCTTCAAGGTCGTGCCCCCGGGCTTTGGCATCGTCCACCAGATCAATCTCGAATACCTGGCACCCGGGGTCCACCGCAGCCCGGAGGGGGTCCTCTACCCCGACACCCTGGTGGGCACCGACAGCCACACCACCATGATCAACGGGGTGGGCGTTGTGGCCTGGGGCGTGGGCGGCATCGAGGCCGAGGCGGCCATGCTGGGCCAGCCGGTCTTCTTCCTTACCCCGGATGTGGTGGGCTTCGAGCTGAAGGGCAAGCTGCGGGAGGGGGTCACCGCCACCGACTTGGTGCTCACGGTCACCGAAATCCTGCGCAAGGCCAAGGTGGTGGGGAAGTTCGTCGAGTTCTTCGGCGAGGGCGCCGAAAGCCTGACCGTCCCCGACCGGGCCACCCTGGCCAACATGGCCCCGGAATATGGCGCCACCATGGGCTTCTTCCCCGTGGACGGGGAGACCGTCACCTACTTCAAGGCCACAGGCCGCAAGAGGAAGGCCCTGGCCGCCTTCGAGGCCTACTTCCGCGCCCAGGGGCTCTTCGGCATCCCCCGGGCGGGGGCGATCGACTACAGCCAAGTCATCACCCTGGAGCTCTCGGAGATCGTGCCCTCCCTGGCCGGTCCCCGCCGTCCCCAGGATCGCATCGAAATCGGGAAGATGGCCGGGACCTTCGCTGAGCTCTTCGCCAAGCCCGTGAAGGAGGGCGGCTTTGGCCTTCCCGCTGAGCGGCTCAGTGAGGTCTGCCCTGCGGGCGAGGACCTGGAACTCCACCATGGCGATGTTCTGATTGCAGCCATCACAAGCTGCACCAATACTTCCAACCCAGGTGTCATGTTGGCTGCGGGCCTTCTGGCCCGGAATGCCGTGGCGGCGGGACTCAGCGTCCCCCCCCACATCAAGACCTCCCTGGCCCCGGGGTCCCGGATCGTCACTGAGTATCTGGAGGACACAGGGCTGCTCAAGCCCCTGGCCAAGCTGGGCTTCGCCCTGGCGGCCTACGGGTGCACCACCTGCATCGGCAATTCGGGTGAGCTGGCCCCAGCCATCAACGAGGCCATCGCCCGCCATGACCTGGTGGGTGCCGCGGTCCTCTCGGGCAACCGCAACTTCGAGGCCCGCATCCACCCCGCCATCAAGGCCAACTTCCTGGCCAGCCCTCCCCTGGTGGTGGCCTATGCCATCGCCGGCACCGTGACCCGGGACCTCCTGAAGGAGCCCCTGGGTCTGGGCAAGGATGGCAAGCCCGTGTTTCTCAAGGACATCTGGCCGAAGGCCAAGGAGTTGAGGAGCCTGATGAAGAAGGCCATGAAACCCAAGGCCTTCCGGGAGAACTACGCCAAGGTGGAGACCAAGCCCGGAAAACTCTGGGACAGAGTCAAGGGCGTCAGCAGCCCCGTCTACACCTGGCCAGCCAGCACCTACATCGCCCGCCCCCCCTTCTTCGAGGGGTTCACCCTCGCCGAAAAGGGTGACTTCACCCCCGGGGTCCGTGCAGCACGGGTCATGGCCCTCTTCGGGGACTCGGTCACCACGGATCACATCTCTCCAGCGGGCTCCATTAAGCCCGCTTCCCCCGCCGGGCAGTATCTCCTGGCCCAGGGGGTGGCGAGGGAAGACTTCAACTCCTATGGATCCCGCCGCGGCAACCACGAAGTCATGATGCGGGGCACCTTTGCCAATGTCCGCATCCGGAATCTGATGCTGCCCACCAGGGAGGACGGCTCCCGGGAGGAGGGAGGCCTCACCCTTCACCAGCCCAGCGGCGAGAAGCTTTACATCTACGACGCCGCCATGCGCTACCAGGCTGAGGGCATCTCCACCGTGGTCTTCGCCGGGGAGGAATATGGCACCGGCTCCAGTCGTGACTGGGCCGCCAAGGGCACCCAACTCCTGGGTATCAAGGCGGTGGTGGCCAGGAGCTTCGAGCGCATCCACCGGGCCAATCTGGTGGGCATGGGCATCCTGCCCCTCCAGTTCATGGCGGGAGAGTCCTGGGAGACCTTGGGCATCACCGGCCAGGAGACCGTGGACATCGAGCTGGACCCCGAGCTGAAGCCCCAGAGCGAAGCCCGCCTCATCCTCACCCGGTCCGATGGCTCTGTGGTCAACGCCTGGGTGAAGCTGCGCATCGACACCCCCATCGAGGTGGACTACTACCGCTCTGGGGGCATCCTGCCCTTCGTGCTGAGGGGACTGCTGGGCTGA
- the ilvA gene encoding threonine ammonia-lyase, biosynthetic, which yields MPTKYIKKILEAKVYEVAIETPLDPAPVLDERLGNHVFLKREDLQPVFSFKLRGAYNKIAMLSPEERKNGIVTASAGNHAQGVALAAQKLGIPAIIVMPKTTPQIKVSAVRRRKAKAVLFGDNYDDACAHALQLSEEQGLPFVHPFDDPDVIAGQGTIGMEILRQHPGPIDAIFIPVGGGGLIAGVAAYVKYLRPETKVIGVEPEGSAVLFHSLEAGKRVTLDKVDIFADGVAVKLMGEETFRIARKCVDEVIRVNTDEMSAAIKDIFDETRSIAEPSGALSVAGIKKYVEATGAKKQNLVGIISGANINFNRLRNIAERAELGEDRECIFALRLKEQPGALKAFCKVLGPRPITEFNYRYSDANQALVFIGLAVKDRDERESTLALLRGKGYQVKDLTGNELAKLHIRHMVGGSVRQDINEVVYRFEFPERMGALLEFLGHMADTWNISLFHYRNDGATYGQILLGVQVPSDERPAFRRFVEEVGYVWTDETENPAYQLFLGDPDCTVCD from the coding sequence ATGCCCACGAAGTACATCAAGAAGATCCTGGAGGCCAAGGTCTACGAGGTGGCCATCGAGACGCCGCTGGACCCGGCACCCGTCCTCGATGAGCGGCTCGGCAACCATGTCTTCCTCAAGCGGGAGGATCTCCAGCCCGTCTTTTCCTTCAAGCTGCGGGGCGCTTACAACAAGATCGCCATGCTGAGCCCGGAGGAACGGAAGAACGGCATTGTCACGGCCTCGGCGGGCAACCATGCCCAGGGGGTGGCCCTGGCGGCCCAGAAGCTGGGGATTCCGGCCATCATCGTCATGCCCAAGACCACCCCGCAGATCAAGGTCAGTGCGGTGCGGCGCCGCAAGGCCAAGGCGGTGCTCTTCGGAGACAACTATGACGATGCCTGCGCCCACGCCCTCCAACTTTCGGAAGAGCAGGGGCTGCCCTTCGTCCATCCCTTCGATGACCCGGATGTCATTGCGGGGCAGGGCACCATCGGCATGGAGATCCTCCGCCAGCACCCGGGGCCCATCGACGCGATCTTCATCCCCGTGGGCGGGGGCGGGCTCATCGCGGGGGTGGCGGCCTATGTAAAGTACCTGCGTCCCGAGACCAAGGTCATCGGTGTAGAGCCCGAGGGCTCGGCCGTGCTCTTCCACTCCCTGGAGGCCGGAAAGCGGGTGACCCTCGACAAGGTGGACATCTTCGCCGATGGCGTGGCCGTGAAGCTCATGGGAGAGGAGACCTTCCGCATCGCCCGCAAGTGCGTGGACGAGGTCATACGGGTCAACACCGACGAGATGAGCGCTGCCATCAAGGACATCTTCGACGAAACCCGTTCCATCGCCGAGCCCTCCGGCGCCCTCTCAGTGGCTGGAATCAAGAAATACGTCGAGGCCACAGGGGCGAAGAAGCAGAACCTGGTGGGCATCATCAGCGGGGCCAACATCAACTTCAACCGTCTGCGCAACATCGCAGAGCGGGCCGAGCTTGGTGAGGATCGGGAGTGCATCTTCGCCCTGCGTCTGAAAGAGCAGCCCGGTGCCCTCAAGGCCTTCTGCAAGGTCCTGGGTCCCCGTCCCATCACCGAGTTCAACTACCGCTACTCGGATGCCAACCAAGCCCTGGTCTTCATCGGCCTGGCCGTCAAGGACCGGGATGAACGGGAGAGCACTCTGGCCCTGCTCCGGGGCAAGGGCTACCAAGTGAAGGACCTGACAGGCAACGAGCTGGCCAAGCTCCACATCCGGCACATGGTGGGGGGCAGTGTCCGCCAGGACATCAATGAAGTGGTCTACCGCTTCGAGTTTCCCGAGCGCATGGGGGCCCTCCTGGAGTTCCTCGGCCACATGGCGGATACCTGGAACATCAGCCTCTTCCACTACCGGAACGATGGTGCCACTTATGGGCAGATCCTTCTTGGGGTGCAGGTGCCCTCGGACGAGCGTCCCGCCTTTCGCCGCTTTGTGGAGGAGGTGGGGTATGTCTGGACGGATGAAACCGAGAACCCCGCCTATCAGCTCTTTCTGGGGGATCCGGACTGCACGGTCTGCGACTGA